The Ficedula albicollis isolate OC2 chromosome 5, FicAlb1.5, whole genome shotgun sequence genome includes the window AGCTCTCCaagctgccaggagccagcaggaggAAACACAATTAGAATGAAAAGCCACGGTCTTCCAAGCAGTTTTCGCAGCAATAAGTATCATATTTTGTATCAGCATGACACATACCAACATTATAAACTTAACAAGAGTATTTGAAGATCACCACATTGTGGCCTTTTAAATGAAGCcaaattcttcatttatttaaagTCTAACTTTCCTGCCATTACTCATTACAAGTAAATCAGAACTTTTCTGAGAGTTCTTCATACAGATGTGCTTCAGTCTCCTAGAAAGTCACTTTAAATAAAGCATTACTAGAATAAGGATTGGAAACTATGAGTCACTTAATTTATTTACAATGATTGCATAATTATAATCATTATACAAATGGTTATAGTTATGCAAATAAATACTTTGGAATATGTTTAATTATAGAGGAACATAATTCTAAATATGAATTCTGAAAAGAAGTTGTAACAGTAACAAATTTCTGTTGTGAATTATTTGTAGTATAGGAGTGTTGGTGGTAAGGCAGGACTCTGGCAGGATCATGTCTGTTTAAACAAGGCTAAACTACCTGATCCTTGTGCCTTGTTCCCACTTACCCTGAGTacagatcaggaaaaaaaggccCTGAGTAAGGGCCTTGATCCCAATGCCATGTAAGAGTATGAGGGTTTTTTGGCTGCTCTGAAGGCACAGGACACTTACCCCACCCACATCATTCATGTGCCCATCCATGCTCAGGATCATATGGGAGCACAGCATCCTATGAGAGAGCCTGACAAGCTCAAGGTCTCAAATCAGGACAGCTGAATCACCCTCAAAATGGCTCTTTGATTTCCTCTGAGTTAGACCAGAGAGCTGCTTCCATTCTCTGACCCTCAAAATGGCTCTTTGATTTCCTCTGAGGTAGACCAGAGAGCTGCTTCCATTCTCCACATTACCTGGGATGGTGTTGCTCAGGAATTCTGAGCTCACACCAGACACTTAGCAGTCTCCCTGTTGCCCACACATATGCCTTGCCACACTTTCTCCATagtattttccttcctgttaTAATCTgatccttttttgtttttttcttgaaatttacAGGCTAGaaagaaaatgatgaaaatgtTACCTTTTTTCCAAAGTGGTCCTTTTGGAATACGCAGTGGATCAGAGGGTTGCATTGATGCAAACAGGCCATTTGAAAACACTTCAGCATCAGTAGCTGAGGAAGCTCCTCCCTGTCCTGAACCTTCTGCAGATGAAATCTGGTCCAGGGACCAGGAGAAGATGAGAGAAAGGCCGggggcagcctgcagagcttCACGTGCCTCTTCAACCACAAGCAATGAGAGTTGCATCTCTGCCGGGGACAGCCCTGAGAAGGGAAACAAAGGAATAAAGGGAATGCttaaaagtgcatttaaaatagttaaaaagACCAAGCCACCCAGTGGTAAgtgctcctcctcttccttgcACCACTTCATGGGCCATAGTTACCTCTAGAGGGGCTGTATGAGGGAGGGAATTGTCCCCTAGGGAAACAAACCTACCAATAGATTGAAATGAATCTTGGCTTCTTTTCCAAGAAGCCTGGGGAAAATTTGGCTGAGGGAGACGTGACCTCAAGTCCTAGTCCTTTAGTACCAAGAGTATAGTCCTTGAGGAACTGTCCATTTGCAGGTTTTCTATCTAAAACAAAACTTATTTCTACCTCTCATGGGGGCACAGAGAACTGAGGGTAGGTGAGAAACCAAGGTGTAACTCTCAGCTCTGTTCCCCCATCTCGTCCTACGAAGTCTCGTTGTTTTAgtacaaattatttcatttccagaCAAGCCTTTATCTGTCTAATTGCCATCTCTTTCTCCATGTGTCAAATGCTTTCCCTAACTGGTGGTTTTCCTTCTTGGCCTTGCGTTTGCTGCTGAAAACAGGCCTTTTGTACTTTTGTTCTTACTGCTGCATTGCCCCATcctcaatgtatttttttataagcgatcagatttttaaaacaaccagaattgcagaaaatattccagATGAGAGACCACCAATGTGTGGTACAATATATTCCTATTTTCCCATCTCAGCTGGATATTTCTCACTGAGTGCATCCTGGGGTTGTAACTGACATGTTCACTCTCACCTCCCAGTAAGGATTTACTAaatctctcttcctcctccatctcAAGCTGATTCATATCCAGCTTGCAGCAGAAAATCCTATTTGTTGCTAAGTAACTTTTGTTCTATTGAATTTGCATCTTGTGTTTTGTGCCATTAAATTTCAGCCCATTTACTATTCAAGTTATCCCATTGTTCCTGTAAAATGCACCAAGCCCTCAGTTTCGATAATGTCTCTGAACTTTGTGCAATCAGCAGATGCCAAAAGGGCACTCCCAGATTTTGTGCCACAATCTCCAAGGGCAAATGAAGTAAGATGAGTTTTATGAATAATGTAAGCTTTCTCCATCCAGGGTCCTCCATGCAAACATTACATACCTAACAAATCTTATTTTGGGATATGACTTTGCCATTTTAACTAATAATTTCCCAGGTTGCCCTCTCTCAGGTAACTGACTGTAATTTAGATAAGACAGTTCAGTTGTATTTGACTTGCTTGCTAAATGTGTCCTCCCAAACAATTTCACAGGTCAGGTTGTGCCAAATCTATTTCTGGAAAACCCATGTGGTATTTCCTTTAGCACATCTTTAGTTACATCTTTCTATCTACATTATTTCTAAAGCCATGCTTCTGACTTGAGATCATATTAATGGGAAAGGGGATGGGTAATAGCTAACTCCACAAGGctaaattttggaaaaaattatagGTGGTTTGTGAATAGCTGTCCATATGCAATACGCTGGTGATGGATATTCAAATTCTCATCACCCCAGTTAAAGGCAAGTTAGAAGTTACCTGATctttaaataaacataataGATTTTCTGTATGGTGTAGAATTATAGGTGGTTTGTGAATAGCTGTCCATATGCAATACGCTGGTGATGGATATTCAAATTCTCATCACCCCAGTTAAAGGCAAGTTAGAAGTTACCTGATctttaaataaacataataGATTTTCTGTATGGTGTAGAAGCCCAAGAGCTAGCATTTTGGAAGtataagcatttttttaaatattccagtGTCCATATGCAATACGCTGGTGATGGATATTCAAATTCTCATCACCCCAGTTAAAGGCAAGTTAGAAGTTACCTGATctttaaataaacataataGATTTTCTGTATGGTGTAGAAGCCCAAGAGCTAGCATTTTGGAAGTATAAgccataatttttttataaaacagaaatctAAAACTTTGCTTTTGGTTAAAGAAAGGCTGTTCTTTTTTCGCCAGTTAAACAAGTCATGGATCTCCTTGGAGAGCAAAAGCTTTGTGATGCCATTCAACATTTGTTTGTCCTGGAGAAGAGCCTGTCTAGCAAAAGTGAGGAGGGACTGAACACTAGTCAGAAAGACTTGGAATCTGTCTATGAAGTTCTGAAGCACAAAGTCTTCAGCACCTTGAAAGATTCTGTGCTGCTtgcaaaaacaaacccagacctgctgcagcaggctgtggaGGCTCTGAAAGAACAGGAGAAAGAAGATCAGAACTACATGTCAGAGAATCCACCTGATCCAAATATGCAATTTAGACCTAGAAGATGGAAAGAGCTTTGGGTGGCTACAGTAAAGGAGTCGGTAGAAGCTCGAATGAAAGACACAAGCCGTACTCCTAGAACTGAGAACCTCTCTGCAGTTGGCCAGAACCTCCTGCACATGGGAAAGACAATGAAAGAAGATTTGACAGTGGTTGCCAAATACATTAACAAGCTTTATCCCCCTGAGTTTAATGTGTTCAGCATATATGCAGAACTCTACCACAATTACTTTGCCGCCCAGGCAAAGAAAGATGCTGAGTCTCATCTGGAAGACAAGGATATTTACCTTCTTCTCTCATGGGTGCACAATTTTTATCCAAAGTAAGTGGGCTTTTCTACAAGTTTACCCCTGGCAATCAAAACAGGCTCATTGGCTTCAAACCCAGGCATTTGCTTGATTTATAAATTAGTATTACTGCAGTGCAGTCCAGACCTGGCTAAGTTCTGGTGTTACTGATGAAGTGCTGATTTACACTCCTGGCCAGAACAGCCATAAGGGACACACTCAAGGCTGCTAGTCTGTAAATGAAGGGCTGTTACACCATTTTAGCGACACACAGATGTTTAGGGCTTCATTTGTGGGGTAAATTGGTCAGGTTCATTGCCTTGATATCTGTTCCAATTGCAGACCTGGGCTCACTCttggaaaatttggaaaattcaGCCCTTTGTACCAGAGGGCAGACAATAAATAGAACATCCTTGCAACTATCCTGGGTGTGGAGGATGTTGCTTAGGTGTTACCCAcagtctttgttttctttgtctttagGAGAGCCAGGGGTGTGCCCCTGTGAGAGGGCACCAAGAGCCAAGGGTCCCCATAAACCCTGTCTGTTATTGAACTGAAAATATTGCTTATTGTGCCTAACAGTACTTGGTGGAGAATTGAGGGCTTTCACTTCTTAGGTGTAAACCAGCCAAGGCACCAGCAATGTTTCTTGTGTTCTAAAGTCATTCAGCTCCACTTTTCGTGTTTCACTGATGAGCGTAATGATTCAGTGTTGATCCAGGAAGTTTTCCACAGCCAGTGTTGTGCTCTAGGTCAGGATATGCAAGCCTGAACCAGCCTGTATTTGGAAGTGAGCAGTTATGAGGGGTAGggctcagccagagcagctcagcctggcagcagctttgAGAGTGTTCCCAGAGGCCACACCCAGGTGTCTGCTGAGGGACCACTTCTCAGCCATCAAACACCAGCTTTTCATCTGCTTACCTCTCTATATTGATGGAGAGAGGTCATGTCCAGGGGCTGGACTCCCCTGCTTGCTTCAGGTCCCCCATCCCCACCAGAACATAGTGGCTGGTACTCAGGAGTTTGACAGACCATGACACCATCTCCAGGGTTGCTTATGGTCCCACCCTCACAGGTCTCACCCCCGGTGCATAATCATTCAACTTCTCCAGTTCCTGCCTGGACTACAGACAATGTACATTTCTATCTGTTTTTTCACTGTTATCCTCAAAAAGTGTTAGTGATTTGCATCAACAACCATCTTGAATTACACTGCCCTTGGAAAATACaattgtttggcttttttcatTCCAGAGACATGAGAAAAGATCATACTTTAGCCATGGAGTTGGATAAAGTTAAGCTTGGAAGCCTTTTGCCTTCAAGTCTGAGCAAAGAGcttgaaaataaataccttGACAGTGAAGAGGTAAGAAAGGTTCAGTCACCCCTTCACTGCTCCCATATGACtcctcagagaagctgtgacttGTCCTGCACACACACTTCTTCACCAGTGAGCAACATACCCTTCCAGGGAGAAGCaaaggcttttgtttgttttttggggaaCAGGTCACCCTTCTGCTGGATGGGACTTGCAGAGTAAACTGCTTAGCCCTGGGAGCCATGAGAAAAGAACTGCTCTGTTCTTGTAAATCATGTGGTAGCAACAGGGGGAAAATCCAGCAACAGATCTTTATGGGCAACTTTCCAATTGTCTGATAAATCTCCAGAGGGATTTATGATCCCTCTCACAGGAATCTCTGAAGGATCTTGGGTTACTCCTGGTCTCTGCAGAGGTGCCAGACTTGGGTGAGCATAAAGCGTGGAGATCTGGTCTTGACTAATCTGTTTCTTTGATGGAGAATCGCCTGgtctgcagaaaataaaagttgctCTGGTTTTTGTATCACCCTTCCCTTAATGGAAACAAGAAGCCTCTAAAAGTTGCTCTGGTTTTTGTATCACCCTTCCCTTAATGGAAACAAGAAGACGCATTTACAGTACTCCCATAGCTTAGTGCTTTTGgcatttggggctggaattcccagaaaatgAGAGGATGAGTTCCAAGTTTAGATGTAGTCTGTGATGGTTTGCATATGGGAGGTGTGGTGTGAGGTCTGCAAAGCTCCTGAACAGGGCACTGGGGGATCAGCAATATGTGCCAGATACTGCACAGACCATTTCCAAAgcctcactgcagcacagaggggagaaagagagcagagaaagcCTGAGAGCACTTTGTTTCCCTCTCCAGCACTTGTGTGTTGTCAGAAGAGCTCATGAAAAAAAGATTGCAAAGGCAGGTAGCTCTGAGTGTGACACATGCACAGTGTGTGGTTGGGGGAATTTGGGCTCTGGCACATGTagctgctgcagccttcctACCTACTGCTTCCCTCCTGGGGGAATTTGGGCTCTGGCACATGTagctgctgcagccttcctacccactgctcccctccctgctctcctgatCCCCCTGGAGGTGTGAGGGGATCTTCACTCCTACCTTAAAATATTCAACTCACTGTTGCATAGGTGGATATCATGATGGGGTTGTCCTTGTTGCTGTGAAGTCATGGGTCAAGCATCTCCTAACAAGGAGCCTTTATttcccagccagagctgaggaaaaagTCTGCTGAGCTGGGCAAAAGGTGGGTGGGCGAGTAAAACCTGCCTAAGGCAGGAGCTGTTGCATCCATGTTACAGTAAATACCTTTGTTCTTCCTTCCCTAAAGGTCACTGTCAAAAATTCACTGAGCAGATGTTTAGATAAAGAAATCCAAAGATGGAAAGAAGACAAGGAACCAGAGAAGCTAAATGGGCATTTTCAGAGTGAACTACTAGGAATATTTGTTATCCAGGTAATACAGAGctatataaaaaataaacaattgcATCCTTTACCTGCTTAGGATTTGAGATGCTcaatgcagaaaaggaaaaggccaTGTCACTTGTCTAGAGTGGTAGCAGAGGTGAGTGGTACAGGGAAGCTCAAAACCATGGCCTGTCTTGGGCCTGGTGTACCATGTGATGGAGGCAAATGCCTCTACAacaaaataagaagaaaaactgcCTTCATTCTCACTGTGCAATTTcttctgtgtccccagcagcagagagacagGAGACAGGTGCAGTTGATTGAGAAATGGGGAGTCTCTTTCTCCCAGGGAGAatgccacaggcagagctgccccttccctttttttgccTGCAGAAGATTAGTTGagtttatttttacaaaacaaaccCCTCATATGTTGAGGTTGTTGTGATTTAATTGTTATTTAAATGCAAtctaaaaacattaaaaaaaaatgaaaaaaaaccaagtatcaaattgcttattttctcagctgttttctAGATTTTCTTCATGCTTATTTTGAACCTCTCAACTAAGTATAACTGCTTTATATGGTCCCTGGCTCAGTTGcaggggggatgcaggagagctgggtgCAGTTACCTCAGTAAAGGATCTGCAGCCTCTTTACCCAGCAAACCTGCCTTTTTGGAGCAGGTGACATTTGAGATCGATCTCTCTTGTTTATTAGAGCATCTACAGCAGCCAGAAGCGAGCTGAGGACATCAGCAAGGCGGTGGGTGAGGAGCTGTCCCGCCggctgctgaaggagctgccagcctTCCTGAGGAGGtgaggtggggaggggctgtgggcagcagggccagcacagcgCCTGGGCAACCACTCACCCACCTCTCCTCTGCCCATCTCCCCTCCAGCTACAGGGATGCCTTTGAAGACTTcaaggagaaaagcaagaagCACACATACTACAAGCCTATTCTGATTGCAAATATTAACAACTGCTGGAATTTTAGGTAAGGGTtcaaaagaaaaggttttgctccttcctctgcaggcAACATATAATAGTGTGATAGAGGGGAGGTACTCCAGAGTGAGCAGAGGTAGGTCTATCTGCCTGCAGAAGCTTTGGAGACCTCTgaatttctctctcctctgagGATAGACTGCTCTAACCTGGCTGGTATTTTCTTGCAGAGAATACACGGAGAAATACATGGCAGAGAAGGACGACAGTAAAGCCGATATCCTCAGCCCTCTCTCTGATATTGAAAACAGTGGCTTTGATGTGCTGCTTCAACAGCTCTTTGCCAAGCTGAAGGTACCATATCTGTGCCCCACACCCTCCTGCCCCATGGCTCAGCTGACACCAGGGCAGGGCACGTTCTCCTGCCGTGCTATCTGTTGCTCCAATCTCTGATTCAAATCAGCCAAGTTCAGAAGGGACAGGATCGGTCCTAACCCACACTGCTGCCGGAAAACTCCCACTCAGCTCTCCTTGAGCAGGTCCTCAAGCCTGCAGGCAAAATGGGTGCAGTGACATAGGCATGACTGTGCAGGTGAACATAAAATCTGCTGATTGCATCTGAGACaatggctgcagcagggacagtcTCAACCTGCAGCTGTTTGCTCTCCACACTAGGAAGCCATCACTAATGGCATAAACTGCAATTACACAGCTTTTGGCTTCCCCATAAAGGTGACCTGAAGGGcattatttttgtacttttggcttcctttttttttttttggttatttttgtttgtttatatatatataacacaATCTTTTCAAGTTAAGCAATTTTGGTGGAGGGAAAGGAAGCGTAGGAGTCAGGAATGTTCAGCCACAatctctcctgctttctctgtAGAGCCTTTTGGAAGGCACAATAGAACAGgggtgcaatttttttttttcatttttgctgtggCTGATAAAAAATTTGATTGAAAACATCTCAtaaggattctttttttttcccttgacgGTTCCATAATTCTTCAAGACAagacagtgacagaaaaaaaaagcagaaataataaaaaacatctGCAATATAAACCTTTCAAGCCCTTGGTCTTCTTCACCATGAGGAACCAAGAAGGAGACACAGCCCTTCTTCCCCTGTCCCTGTAAGGCATCACCACACACCCCTGCACAGGAGTACACGCCATGCTCTTGCTACATGGGATACTCTACATGTAGAAATTACAAATATGCATGTGCATAGAATTTGTTTGGCGTAACTtagcagattttctttttttcagccaATGTACAAGAAGTTTACAGAGAATAAGTGGGATTCCAGCAGTGAAATTATGAATGAGATCATTAAAACCACCAGCAAACATATTTCAGACTTCCAGACCTTAAAGGACCCATTTTACCATGTAAGTCCAAGAGAAATATTGGAGGGATTCTGGGGTGCCGAGGTTGCATTTTCAGCTCTGACCTTCTGTGGCTTGAGTTGCCTTGACCTCTGGGTGAGCTGGTGAGCTGGCCTGGCATCAGGAAGCCTCTCAGGCAGGGTTTCCACCAGCATGCAGTTTACCCAGATTAGGCCCATAAATCTTACCCTCCTCTGACAGAAGCAGactcctgcagctttgctgcaCTGTTTACAGAGCAAACCACCCCTGATGTAGAGAAAGTGCTTTAGAGACCACCCAACACATGGCTTTATTTACAGATTTGGTTTAGCAATTTTGAAACACAGATGCAGTTGCACGGTTTAGTCTCATTGCTGCTTTGATTGCCCTAAGGACTGGAGGAGGTGGATGCAACCGGGACCAATCCCAGAGAACTGAGCCAGAGCCACATCCTCAGTGGTGCTGGACTATATATGAAATATCATCAGATAAAATGATATTTGATTCCTGTCTTTGTCTTTTTAGTAGCTGAGACAAATAATGATGTTTTATGTGTTAGAGAGAAGAACAGGAAGAGCAGCATGAATTCCTGTTTCTCTGGATACTGTTACTCCTCTAGCACATGGAGGTCTTTTCTGCACTTTTAACTCTTCCCAGAAGGAAACAACATTTGGAAATTCCCATACTTATCAGAGCACAAAGAAATTCTCAGCAGCTAGGATGTGTCGTAACCAGACTCGGGAGGTTGGCAACCAGGGCTGTTGCTGCTGGGTAATCAACAGCAGGCATTGGTGGGGCATGAATTACAGCACCCACGATGGTTTTGTCCTCCATCCACACACACAGTTTGTTCTGTCCccaagaaaaagagagatggaTGATGAttctctcctctccatcccaccaggCTATCGTTGAGAAGATCCATGCCCGTTTGGTTAAAGAATACATTGTGAGGCTGCTGAAGAGGAAAGTCAGCCTGAaaactccagcacagcagcaagctCTGGCCCAACACATCTCCAAGAATGCTGCTGACCTGGAGGCCTTCTGCACCAGCAATGTACGTGAGTGCACagactgaaaaacaggaaaataattctgggAACTTTTGTTAACCTTTTCAACTCAGCATAATTTCCTGGAAGGCAGGACCTTAGGCAGAAAGAGGTCTGTAAGTATCCATAGGCAGAAAGGCTCCCCTATCAGCAGTCTGCCCCTCCTTGTTTGGAGAGACATGATTTCATGCTCCTTTGTCCCACAGGCAGTTTCCTTTTGAAGGTTTATATAAATAGGGCCAGAAGACTTAGATAATGTTTTCCGGTTTCAGTACAGCGTCCATGGAGTCTGGGTTTCCTCTCACCCTTGATTTCCTCCATGCTGCAGCTTTTAGGTCAGCCAGGGGCTAAAGCAGGCATTGTGGGGTCTGTGGTATGCAAGGAATTTCTCCATGAGAGCCACAGCTGGAACacccctctctgtgctgtgagATCATCTCCCTCCTTACATGCCTCTAATTTTGCCTGCAAAAAAAGCTAACAGCTAAGCCAAAACCTGTTCTCCATCACCCCATGCATGTCTGACTGGAGAAGGAACAAACCTGGCTTTCACACAGTGTGGGTGGGAGGTCAGGCAGCTGCACCTTGGAAATTCCAATGATCAGGAAAAAGCTCAGGCTGGGGCATCTATCCAGTTTTGGCAATACCTGGAGATTCTAAAGGCAGGGTTGTGTttggagctggggcagagcagcatgTGGTAATGACTTACCTGGCCCATCAGACCTTATATACACCAGGCAGTGCAGAAacccaggaaaagggaaatgagcCAAGAGAATCTGCTGAGGTGGATGTGGAAGTCTCAGTGTTATGGCAAACCACACACTACTTATGTAAGAGGattaaaaaccattaaaaagCTACTCCAATTTTTCCAAGGCTGCCTCAGGTGAAAACCATGAGGCACCTAAAATCATTGATGTGTCTTTTCCCCTTGCCAGGAAACAGCCTCAGGAGCCAGCTCCCAGGGTGGGGAGAGGTTTGCACCTGTAATGTTCTGCTAACCACTTTCTCTTCTCACAGGGATCTCAAGCCATGTGGCTGAATTCAGCACTCCCCAAAATGGCTGAAATAATCCGACTTCAGGATTTAGGTGCTATTAAAATTGAAGTTGCAACACTTGCCAAAACATACCCAGACATCCGGTAAGAGATGCTGAAACAGATTTGCTAACACTCATATGGAATTTTAATTGAGCCAGAGAGCAGTCAAATATGAATATAGGTGAGGCTCATATAGCCTGAGCCTATAAACCTGGGTGGGGGCTGCCCTCCAGGCTGTGGCAATCCCAGTGCTatcagaaagcaaaggaagataCGAATAAAAGCCTACTGGTATATTCCAAATTCTGGCCTGATTTTCTCCTTTACCTTGGAGATTTCCTTCCCTACCCCAAACACCCCAGGACAGTGCAGGGTCTTGTGTAGGACTGCCAGGTGCCGAGCTGGCACCCAGAGGGGACGTCAGCACGCGCCACAGGGCGGGAGCCACATCCTGCTGCAGTGGCCCTGCCATGTTCAGGTGTGTGGGAAGAAATAACACCTGCCCCTTTCTCTTCCGCAGCAAAAAGCACCTGGAAGCATTCCTGCACATCAAAGGCAATTTGTCACGCCATGAAGTCAAAAGCATCCTGGGCTACTTGGCGGACAGCACAGCATCCACACAGCCCAGGGTCCCGCTCTTCTCCAATATAAACGTGTCCTAGACCAAGGCATGCCTTGGCACCGCCCTGTGCTGGACTGTGGggtgagctggggatggagacCATCTCCTGGAGCAATGCACGGCACACACTGCCACCTTCTCCTGTGGAAAGTGCTTTGTCCCAGTCTGGTGCTCAGCATCTCTGTGGGAATCATCGTCCTCCGTGTGGAGCTCGGCACAGGGTGCACTCATGAGAGGTGCGGTGCCTGcaagggctggggctgctcctcacacTAGTCGTGGATTCCCCCTGAGGTCTCCTTGGTGCCACCACATTCTCTGCCTGGACACTGCCCTGGTGCTCTGAACTCCATCTGCCTCTCAGGGTGCCACAGAAGCCACATCACAGACCAAGAGGCACCACCTGTGTAGTTTTGTCTTCTAAGGATAGGAAGGGAAACAAAGACTGAAACCAACATTCAGATATACTGGAGAAGTCCCATGTGAGCATGCTTGCAATCCATCTGCCTTCCTCACAGTCGGGCAGGGCAGCTGTGTTAGGCTGGTGGCAGAGGCACAAGGTTTGTGGTGAGGAAGAGCTGCAActcagctgtggcagggggctcccttggagcagctgcaggctctgacCCAGGGCGGCAGCATTGCCCAGGGCCTTGGGGTTTCCCATGGAGAACTGGCCCTGGAGAGCGTGTGCTTCCTTCACCTCTGTGAGGTGGGAGCACCTGggcccctggcagcccctctgcagtgACCCCTTCCAGGGCATCTGCACAGAGGGACCCCTCAAACAGAGGCTGGGAGCAAGCTGCCTATTGCAATGATTGTGTGGGCTGAGCCAGCATCTGGTAAAGCACTTGGGATATTACCAAGGTCCTCCTTATCAAGGAGAGGACTCCAGACCCCATTAACAGCACGGGCTTTGAAAGGGGTGTGGAACTGGTCTCAAATATCATCAGTAGATACTGAGTACCCTGTATGTGTCACCATTCTCTTGCTCGCTCTGTCCCCTCTTGCTGTGACATAGATAGGATGTGAAACTAAAAATGGGTCTCTTGTgaaactgttttgtttcttacagCACAGTTTTTTTGGGAACCTAATCAGTTACCAAAACAGCACTGTGTATATTTGGAGatctttcccttctgttttcctctatTTCAACTGATGCATCAGTCTGTGAAAAGTCAGTCAGGAAGGAAGACGCCTGATGACTGTGCAAACTCTGtaatgtatttatatgtatatgcaGTATATCACCGGTGTATTTTTGCACCCaatcttattttttctcagttaGAGATACTAATTTGCAATGTTTATAATAAACAGTATTCAAATATGCTAGAGAAGTGACTCATTTATTCTGTCTCTGGCTGTTGTTGACTGTgttgccacagctctgccctcctccAAAGGGCCATTTCTCCCAACCTGCTCTGGTGAATATCACCCACTGGTTCCAAGTAGGGGACACCTACCCAAAACCCCCAAGTAGGGGGTCTTGCTGGACTGTAGACAGGTTGGAAGAGCATTGCTGCTGCCCCTGTAAGACATTCACTGAGCACAGTGGGCTGCTCACTAGCAGTGGCCAGTGGCACACGCTCAGAGGGATCTTCTGCCAACAGATCCTGTAGCAAAATTGTGCCCTAAGTGAAAAACAGTGCTGTGGTTTTAGTCTGCTGCCTGGCCACAGGCAGTACAA containing:
- the TNFAIP2 gene encoding tumor necrosis factor alpha-induced protein 2; its protein translation is MMKMLPFFQSGPFGIRSGSEGCIDANRPFENTSASVAEEAPPCPEPSADEIWSRDQEKMRERPGAACRASRASSTTSNESCISAGDSPEKGNKGIKGMLKSAFKIVKKTKPPSVKQVMDLLGEQKLCDAIQHLFVLEKSLSSKSEEGLNTSQKDLESVYEVLKHKVFSTLKDSVLLAKTNPDLLQQAVEALKEQEKEDQNYMSENPPDPNMQFRPRRWKELWVATVKESVEARMKDTSRTPRTENLSAVGQNLLHMGKTMKEDLTVVAKYINKLYPPEFNVFSIYAELYHNYFAAQAKKDAESHLEDKDIYLLLSWVHNFYPKDMRKDHTLAMELDKVKLGSLLPSSLSKELENKYLDSEEVTVKNSLSRCLDKEIQRWKEDKEPEKLNGHFQSELLGIFVIQSIYSSQKRAEDISKAVGEELSRRLLKELPAFLRSYRDAFEDFKEKSKKHTYYKPILIANINNCWNFREYTEKYMAEKDDSKADILSPLSDIENSGFDVLLQQLFAKLKPMYKKFTENKWDSSSEIMNEIIKTTSKHISDFQTLKDPFYHAIVEKIHARLVKEYIVRLLKRKVSLKTPAQQQALAQHISKNAADLEAFCTSNGSQAMWLNSALPKMAEIIRLQDLGAIKIEVATLAKTYPDIRKKHLEAFLHIKGNLSRHEVKSILGYLADSTASTQPRVPLFSNINVS